TGTAGGCGCCGCTGACGGACAGTTCGGCCTTGGAATCGCCGGAGCCGCAGCCCGCCAGGACGAGGGCTGCGCTCATCACCACGGTCACCGGGGCGAACCGCCTCACGGCTTCTCCCCCTTGATGAGCTTGGGGAGGTCCTTGGTGTAGTCGTCGACGGTGGCGTCCTCGGTGTAGAGGACGTAGCCGGCGTCGGTCTTCGGTGAGAACGCGACGACCTGGGTGCCGTGGGTGGAGACCATCTTGCCGTTCTTGTCCTTGTGCGGCGGCTCGATGGTGATGCCGAGGGTGCGGGCGCCGGCCTGGATGGTGGCGAAGTCGCCGGTCAGCCCGACGACCTGCGGGTCGATGCCCTTGAGCCACTTGCCGAGCGCGGACGGGGTGTCGCGCTCCGGGTCGGTGGTGACGAACACCACGCGCAGCTCGTCCTGCTGAGCCTTGGGCAGCTGCTTCTTGGCGACGGCGACGTTGTTCATCGTCAGCGGGCAGACGTCGGGGCAGTTGGTGTAGCCGAAGTAGATCAACGTCGGCTTGCCCTG
Above is a window of Streptomyces sp. DT2A-34 DNA encoding:
- a CDS encoding SCO family protein codes for the protein MRKKTFAAAALLAAATLTLSACGSGSDSSDSPVSVVSEDTGSDKAAIVLDKPFEKPDLVLTDTNGKKYDLRKETQGKPTLIYFGYTNCPDVCPLTMNNVAVAKKQLPKAQQDELRVVFVTTDPERDTPSALGKWLKGIDPQVVGLTGDFATIQAGARTLGITIEPPHKDKNGKMVSTHGTQVVAFSPKTDAGYVLYTEDATVDDYTKDLPKLIKGEKP